Part of the Oryzias melastigma strain HK-1 linkage group LG11, ASM292280v2, whole genome shotgun sequence genome, ATGGGTCATTCCTACTATTCGACATAATATGTTTGTAAACATTGcattaattttaaaagcttaaTATACATGGTTAACGCCCCTTTGCCATTTAAATCAATATGCATAATTAATAACAAATatcttgttttggtttctgttctTAGGAAGAGTGCAGGCCAGCCATATAACCAAATCAAGACAAAGAAGATGTTTAATATTTCCATTtgtcagacataaaaaaacatgcacacatagaggacaaaataaaaaagcgatTTCTCCTCTACAGACCTTATAGGTCTCATTTTAAGACTCAACTGTTGCATCTACTTTACACACTGAAGCTGTTTGTCATATAAATTCCTCCTGCATGATTTTCCTTCACATTAGCAGGTGATGCTAAAACTCCCCATATCTATCAGAGTGACAGACTCAGCACGTCGGTTTGTTTCACTCAACGGGAGAAATTAATCACACATACTTAGTACAACAAGTGAATATTTGCACGTTATATTAACTGCTGTCATGCTGGTTTTGATGGTCACATTGTTTTAAGCTTCTTATGGAGCCCATTTGTTAACAGAAAGTGCTATGACCAATGCATATTTGTATGGACTAAATGACTCCTTCTCAGTAGTTGAGGTACTGAGGGTCGATCTTCAGGTTTTAATTATACCAACAAGGATTCAATTTaagttattacttttttttttacatgagtATTTTAGTGGACGGACTTGTTATACTGAAAACTTCCATGTGTCATATTTCTCCATCCAgaggaaaatgttaaagtgCTCACTAAATCTAgcagttttatgtaaaaaaaaccatAAAGCAGGCACATTATAAGCAGATTACATCTATTAGTTACTGCTGTGCTGCATGCAAATGGCATGCCTGTTGGAGACAAGAAAATCACTTCAAAGTTCAATAAATTGCAAATGCTGGCAAGTCTAGCTGTAATCTGCACAAAGCACCAGGCAGCGATGGGGCTTAGGAACAATTAggagaaataaaatgatactTAATAAACTAGAGAAAATAGCAAAAAGgctaataaaaggaaaattaaaacatcagaGTGAGTACATGTGATCTTTGCGAGatattggttatttttttctgtttctttggcAAGtctcaaacaaaagaaataattaatttctgtttagGTATAAGTGTGCAGCATTATTATATAACTTTAATTTGCAAGTACTACccgtttttattggttttgttacatcaaatttgcaaaattggcaaatattttgcaaatactTCCTCAGTCATAGCTGTAATTAGGATAAATGTCTATTggtgaaaaatatataaaataaaaaatatatatttgcttGGTAATGTGATCTGTTCATATGTGATTTATAGAATTTAAGCTTTAATAGTTATAGTTATAGTTATATGAAGTTTTTTATAAGAAAAcctcgttttttttgttttattttaataaaataaagtcttttaTCTCTACATTTCagtctttaaaagtaaaaagtgagataatttaatatactgtaacaaagtttgtctttttggtATTCTATTTTGTCCATTAAATGTGTGTAAtatgtaaaacacatttttatccccccaaaaaatgagaCTGTTTGAAGTGCAGGGTGACCTGATACAGAATCATTAACTTCCTCACGCGCCACTCCATTATTTTGATTCCAAAGCCCGCCCACTTCCTTTCTATTGGTCCCTTTTCAAATACTCGAATCCCATTGGAGTAAAATGTTGTCCGTCATGAAAACCAGGAACTGCTGTGTGGAGAAGTGTTGCGTTGGCATTCAGGAGAATTTTGGATCAAAGTACCTCAAAAACGATCAATTCCAACCCCCAGTTCTTACAAACACTTTAGTTTTGGGTCGGTAATGAAGAAATATCTCATGTGAAAGAGAATTTTTCGGGATAAACAGCAACTGTGTAAGTATATTTTTATCGAAACGTGAAATGTTTATTACGTACTGTTTAAGTTTCACTCTTATCtaaattttcattcatttagtgCGCTTAGATTCTCAAATGTGATTGGTGGAAGATATTGATACAGATAACACTTTCATAACGACTATTAATttactacattttataaaatgtttcagatgaagaacatttctttttgaattttcttcagTAAGTTTCCCCttttatttgtgaatattttttgctttcaaaggtgattaaaaaaaacagtatgttttctctgtttaaaatcaatatttttgtattaaaaataagCTTGTGATAATAATAACGGCTAAATGTGTTACTTCTATGAACTGCATAACTTCAAGGGCTTTAGCTAtgcaggattttttgttttttctcctttttgttgatctgatttttatttaaaattcaggAATAATTACTTTTAATCATGTCTAAATCCTATATATGTCATTAAAGCACACCGAGTCTCCCTAATTGGAAATTAGGTTACTGAAACATTGTATAGGCTGTCAGAAATATACTAGATCGCACATGAACTTCAGCACCAGCTTTGATTGAAAACATAATTGTATTCTTTTtcatacatctttttttttgtctaacaTGTTTTCAAGAGTTAAGATAATTCCTTGAACAAAATAGCAACATTATGTAAAAAAGCTCAAAGATACAAAAGTTGGAAATCACCATGTTTTAATCATAGATTGGAAAAGggaaaatttatatttttgaatatgGACTAATGTTTCCTTGTGCATAAATTGGACAAAATGAGTAGAAGAGCATCAGTGAAACTTTCTGTTTGCAACAATTGAGGATTTTGGTTTGCAAACTTTGTGCATGCAGAATGAGGATGATGTATTTACAAGAAATACGGCAATATCAACCTAAAACGAAGGAAATGTTTACCATcgtttgcagaaaaacacattttaagaagCTGTGAGAGTTTGGGAATTGTATGGAAACAATCAAAACATGAACTTTTCAGACATGAAATCGTTACGTCAAAGATGTGGATATTTGAACTCCTGCCATGTTTTGTGAACGTCAAAgtccagtctgttttttaataaaagatttttaacaaatatgacTCTTCTTATTGTAGCTAAATATTAcataaatgattgaaaatatgaaaattattttgtgaCCAAGCTGTGTATGTAGGGAAGATGGTTTCCCTGTTCGGTACAGCCAATTCCAGCTTGTTCATCTGTGAATTTGTCATGTGGGACATTTCCTTTTTGCCTCTTACTCACTTCCTGTAACTGGTGGCCCTGGTTTCTGCTAGAGAACAGCAGTTTGCCGTTTGTTCCCTTTGCTGGTTGCGTTTGTAATCTCCCCTGGTGGAAAGTTTTTAATGTAAGGTAAAATTCAGGTGGCAGCCTTCTCCCAGGAGAAGGTATCAGTCAGCGGCGGCAGCCAGCCACGCTCCCTGAGCATGCTAATTCGCTGGCTGTCTTCTATTTCCCAGCTGCTTCTCCAGATTCTCTGCCTCCTCTGTTCTGGTCTGGACGCACATGGATCCTTTTTCTCATTCGGCTGTCCCAGTAATGCACCTGCATCCATATTTGACAGTGTTTCACAGCTAAACACCCCAGTTTTATTGGAGTTTATTGGAAGTAGGTGGTGAAAACTCTGACTCGGAGGACGGGTCAAGCATCATCAGATGGAGTAGGCGAGACCTCCCAATATCGATTTGATGCTGAGCGCTGCCGGGGGTGGCGTCTGGAATTTTgatcagagattttttttttgctgagaaGCAATTATGTTTGATGGATGCAGGAGACAAACATGATCAGTCTTGGTGCAGTAAAGTTTTAAACAGTGTAGTTAGAGCTTTGGAAACACATCCCAGCATCCAAATGCAGCCCCTACAGCCAGAGCACAATAGGCGTCGTACATGAGATACAGTTTTATGTTATTCTTAGCTCTTTCACTTTATGTCTTCCCTCTGAGCTGTCAGAGTAATCAAAGAGAACTCGTGGTGTGAAGGGAAATGGCTTTATACTAAATGAGATTGATAGGAAGCTCACACTGAGACTGTAACACACATGGGAGGTGGTGAGAAATAATTTAATTACGTGCAGCAGATGTATGTGAAAGATAAACCATCTGCCTGATCAAAACTGACTACTCTTCTTTGTATATGATTGTGCAATTACTTGAATCTTTCCTGCAGATTTCACAAGTTATCGCTCTCTAGCAACAGGAAAGAAACTGCTCTGGTATTTGATTTAAGCGGAGTGATACACAGCAGCTTGAGTCGCGGCTTTTTTTCATcagatgattgttttttattttatttctctgtcagacgAAGGACAGAAAATGGGAAGGAAGGATGCCAGCGCGACCCAGATGCCAGTAGATCAGTACAGGAAGCAGATCGGTGAGTCTTTCGTCATCTGCaaaagtcatgtgatcagaaCGTGGGTACCATTGAATTAGAAACACGTTtaaacttcaacaaaaaaaagatcttaaacCTCATTAGCAATACTCTTTGGGGAGTTGGTGCGCAAttctaaactaaactgaaattGTAGCAGTTTGCAGAAGCTGGAGTGTTAAATGAATTATCATcaattttttgtaaacaaagagggttatgaaaaaaaacgatgAACAAATATAGTATTCTTTTCTAATTCTTGATGTGATATATTTTTACTATAGAACACGGTTTCAGTAAAGACTTTGGGTTTTATTGATCTTGGAAACTGTCATCAGAAAAGTTCAACAATTTAAATAGTTGtgattttggagaaaaaaaaaacaatgctaaCAATTTGTAAAAGTTCCCAGTTGTTCACAGTGGAACGTTTCTCAAATCTAGTATATCACTTGGCtgttataaactaaaaaacacacacataaggATGGATACATTGTCTGTGGTCACCACTTACAGACACTTTCTGTGgattaaaacacatttgaaaggGAGAAACTACACCTACAAGACAGCCCACGTTACAAACTTTGAAAAGATGTGAATGACATCAAATGATCACTAATCACCACAGGACTACGCCTAATCCGGATCAACAATCAAGTGAAAGTTTCTAGATGAGTAAAACATcagatatttttcatgttgcAGAACCTGTTCCTGCGCAAAATATTTCCAATGAAAGAATCCAGGGTGTGTTTTAGCAGAATGTTTTAGCCATTGGTTATTaaagctttttgtttaaaatatttgattttttttttaagaaaaaaaaaacaagtttttgttttaccttaGTGTTTTTGTGCTATTATCTTTGAGACTAACATTGCTACAACAGCCTTATATCTACATTTGTAAACatgtaatttaaactttttattttttaagttggcAACTTATTGGTGATTCTTGGTCATTTTACAAAAGTGAATCAATTTTTTGTCAGAAAGAAGTATTTAGTTTTCTGTTGCAATTATCTGTGATACACAGCAAACAAAAATCTGTCGAAATGTTAGCATCcgctttttattattatttttatttatttatttgtgctttacagcattcacaccttTCCGTacttttttggcacgtaaaaactcaatctcacTCTTaacgatttcagcaatcttggtatcaaaacgttcagctccttcaggacaTATTTTGGTATACATAAACTTACATAACTTACCCTGAAAAAAActagtagttgctgaacattttgaggTTTGAATGGTGTCTATTTCTGAAAGTATgaagaagttcacaagtttcaaagtctgcatagtttttgaaatattgagcaaaatatgccccataggaaatgaatgtgAAATTGCTTAAGTAGAGGAAGGATACCTGAAAAACATACAGCCCCTCTATGGGGTCAGAGATCAAATCAGCCAGGACTGAAGCTTAGAGGCATCTGGCTGGTTTGTAAATTCTGAATCACTCTACAATTGCTTCAGCaacaaatatgtatatatatctatgctctaaagttacaaaaaaagctattttttttagaatttagctgTTAAATCCTTTAAGAAATGATCTAGTTAAGGTTTATGCAGCCATATAAACGTCATCTCTCCTCTGAATTGTATTAATGCTGCATATTCTTCCATACAATTTTGCTCTCGTAAACATAAAGTAgcagaacattttctttctttctccccCACAGACCcactgacacaaaaacacacactgttCAGCAAGCTGTTGCCTTCCCACCCTATTGTTAGCAAAAGTTCCTTTTCCTGCGGtgtgctttttttctaattagacCAAAACAGCCGGCTTTGCCTCATgttaagcacacacacacacaagcacagacTTTCTTTGCCAGGTGGCAAGTTTTTTCCATAAGTCTCACCCTTGAGGGTTGATCTCACGGGATGTAGAGGAAGCACAGGTGAGCTGTGTGCAGCTCAGGTCTGAAAAAGATTTATTGGGCTACCACGGATTGTGACTTAAGAGCAAAATAAAGACGTAGGcattgtgaatttttaatgcGGCGGTTTTGTTTACCACTCACGTGAAGCAGCCGACTGCACTTTTCTCCCTTGATTGTGTCTAAAATGAATGAAGTatattttgttcaaatcttttttctatttttttaaataatcaaatgttcttttaaagGCAAGCAAGATTACAAAAAGACCAAATCAGTCTTAAAAGCGACTCGACTGAAGGCTGAAGCAAAGAAGAATACCTCTGGTTTCAGGGTAAGATGCGTCATTTTCTTGGTtaattttctatctttttttagcttgtttttgtctgcaatttaaaaatgtttgctttttaaatttgtatttccCTCATACAACTTACAAActaattaaataatataaaggTACGTTGATCAATTTTTCTATAACATTTTAGAGGAATTATTTGTTTCAATATTTAGAAGTTGTGCTGCTCCATCTCTGCccttttaacaaaaactttagtgtaaattggttttatttgaccttaacttgttttttctgaCCAACATAGTTCTAAAAATCAGCAATTGTTTAAAAGAAGACGGCGTACACACAGACTACCAtctaactttctgttttttgtttttgcaaaaacaaagaatgtgGTTCCTCATTAAAAACTAGCGTACTCCAACACCTTAGGAGCCTTTTTGTGCAGATAGTTACAGAACATGGAGGAAATCCATCTGTAATGAGGAGATTCaacacaaaagtaaagaaacGATCAGAAGAATAACAGTgaacaacatgaaaaaactattttttgtccagattcccaTCCCTACTTTTTACGTACTAAAAATCTATATaatgcgggactatatagtgccctgagtttaaaagcaatttggatcGTTCTCACTACTTTCCTTCTTCTTTATCAAAAGGCAAATATGAAGATTTCCTGGAGTAAAAACCTAATGAATTTGAACAATTTATGTGTTCTAAAGGTGAAAATGAagatagtttataaaaaaaaaactgtttatgttataaatgaaaaatcGTTTAAactcaatgcattgtggtctatatttggtGAGCTAGTGAACATCcataaacactgtttttttttttcttctctgggtTCCCACTGtatcttaaaaagtcttaaaagcattgCATTTATGAATTTagaaataataccttaaaaagtcttgaatttttaaatcttagccttaaaacatgtgctgcttgaaacttcaccatttaatatttcatataaaaaaattagtttatttggatcaaatgatgtaaataaacattgggaaaatcagtttttatgcaCTAATACTCTGAATGCTCAAAGctggtttgaaaatagatgaaaagaagaGGAGCTCTGAAGCAACAACAAgataagaagctacagtttctgtcataaaatgggaataaatgaataaaataggaAATAATTGATAAAATGGGATGTAGACTGAGagattggtcttaatttttgacatgcatGGCTTTAAAAAGGTCCTAAATTTAACTTGAACAAACTTGTAGAAACCTGTTTTTTGTAGACTTCTCTGAAATTTCTAGGGCGctgaattttggaattgtaaattcaaaccgctctacaaaatggcaaatacACTATGTAGCAGGGGAGCCCAAACTCTTTCGCTCAAAGGGCCAGGACCCAAATGGGATCCCGGTCCGCGGGACAAAtataaattttctttaatgtcatgaaataaaaggagaattGAGGAGGAAGGAGAAAGTATATTATAGGCATGGAGTTTTCAAACGAGAATCGATGGGAAAGGAGGACAGAGGTTTAACTAAACCCTCTGCAGCTTCCACAGCCACGACTtggcgggccaaatttggccccaCTTTGCGTGGGGATCCGATTCAATTCAAGTGTCAAACTCTACGATTCACAAATCGAACCACAGTTCTTACTTTTTGATATGTTtcttgctatgtgtatgtctgtttactggatgtatgaaaattgaagttatttgtattaaatcaccgtcatttctacatttatttagaactgGAGATTAGAATCAACAGCGTGGCTGCGTCTCTTcgcttcagaataagctggagtttcgttaattgagttaccataaccaaaagaatgtaaacactggagctaaagctccgttGTTAAAgctaatacatttttctttttagaagttatgtctgtgagcggaacttcagtctcattttttgag contains:
- the triqk gene encoding triple QxxK/R motif-containing protein — protein: MGRKDASATQMPVDQYRKQIGKQDYKKTKSVLKATRLKAEAKKNTSGFRDAFLVVLAILFFVLCVYAFFYLNLSTEINLDSD